One window of Stigmatella aurantiaca genomic DNA carries:
- a CDS encoding phosphomannomutase/phosphoglucomutase produces the protein MNTHIFREYDIRGLVDKDLTEEVVELLGKGLGTAIRRQDGRSIAVGRDCRESSTRFRDALCRGLTSTGLHVMDVGVVPTPLTYFAANTLPVDGLAMITGSHNPPEYNGFKIGVGKTTFHGPEIQALRQCIERRDFVVGDKPGTVTPYDIITPYNHFIQQTVKVGRKGMRIVIDAGNGTGGAVAVPLFRAMGFDVVPLFCEMDATFPNHHPDPTVVENLEDLIAAVKREKAEVGIAYDGDSDRIGVIDDQGNILWGDQLMVLFSRYVLKESPGAAIVGEVKCSYTLYDDIAKHGGKPVMWKAGHSLIKAKMKETHAELAGEMSGHIFFKNRYFGFDDAVYSSARLLEILTHEPRKLSELLADVPKTYASPELRVDTREEKKFELVKRATDTLRAAGHDIVDVDGVRVTFPDGWGLIRASNTQPILVLRFEASTPERLQEIQRLIEGTVERVKREAGA, from the coding sequence ATGAATACGCACATTTTTCGCGAGTACGACATTCGTGGTTTGGTCGATAAGGATCTGACGGAAGAGGTGGTGGAACTGCTGGGCAAGGGCCTGGGGACCGCCATCCGCCGCCAGGATGGACGCTCCATCGCGGTGGGGCGCGACTGCCGCGAGTCGTCCACCCGCTTCCGGGACGCCCTGTGCCGCGGGCTCACGTCCACGGGACTCCACGTGATGGATGTGGGCGTGGTGCCCACGCCGCTGACGTACTTCGCCGCCAACACCCTGCCGGTGGATGGCCTGGCCATGATTACCGGCAGCCACAATCCCCCGGAGTACAACGGCTTCAAGATTGGCGTGGGGAAGACCACCTTCCACGGGCCTGAAATCCAGGCGCTGCGCCAGTGCATCGAGCGCCGGGACTTCGTGGTGGGCGACAAGCCGGGCACCGTGACGCCCTACGACATCATCACCCCCTACAACCACTTCATCCAGCAGACGGTGAAGGTGGGCCGCAAGGGGATGCGCATCGTCATCGACGCGGGCAACGGCACCGGCGGCGCCGTGGCGGTGCCGCTGTTCCGGGCCATGGGCTTCGATGTGGTGCCCCTGTTCTGCGAGATGGACGCCACGTTCCCCAACCACCACCCGGACCCCACGGTGGTGGAGAACCTCGAGGACCTCATCGCCGCGGTGAAGCGCGAGAAGGCCGAGGTGGGCATCGCCTATGACGGGGACAGCGACCGCATCGGCGTCATCGACGACCAGGGCAACATCCTCTGGGGCGACCAGCTCATGGTGCTCTTCAGCCGCTACGTGCTCAAGGAGAGCCCGGGCGCGGCCATCGTCGGCGAGGTGAAGTGCAGCTACACGCTCTACGACGACATCGCCAAGCACGGCGGCAAGCCGGTGATGTGGAAGGCGGGCCACTCGCTCATCAAGGCGAAGATGAAGGAGACGCACGCGGAGCTGGCCGGAGAGATGAGCGGCCACATCTTCTTCAAGAACCGCTACTTCGGCTTCGACGACGCCGTGTACTCGTCGGCCCGGCTGCTGGAGATCCTCACCCACGAGCCGCGCAAGCTCTCGGAGCTGCTCGCGGACGTGCCCAAGACGTACGCCTCGCCCGAGCTGCGCGTGGACACCCGCGAGGAGAAGAAGTTCGAGCTGGTGAAGCGCGCCACGGACACCCTGCGCGCCGCGGGCCACGACATCGTGGACGTGGACGGGGTGCGCGTGACGTTCCCGGACGGGTGGGGCCTCATCCGCGCCTCCAACACCCAGCCCATCCTCGTGCTGCGCTTCGAGGCGAGCACGCCCGAGCGGCTCCAGGAGATCCAGCGGCTCATCGAGGGGACCGTGGAGCGCGTGAAACGCGAGGCGGGCGCCTGA
- a CDS encoding DUF2403 domain-containing lipoprotein, translating to MKIFNKLSWFSAAVVLSGLLGSACESTEPSPGTLPGEEAPGEVEPFAVAADCAPGNSAALQDLGDDLPDGTGTSVSTMSILNVGGTGAYQRVTNMLPGVWGQSCPSNACQKATTNVSGALAPFNEEMTVNFRGPMELYDIAVYRPDATAWKRTSSWNRCGSTNLTFFNNLGGTGSGEWTLCGGNSQSYASADAKTAVAAPTRFTGTLGNRVEMNILSDQACVGTGDASECGFYRGVTRHGWAGAKLFAIRARMPRYTGPITEYYDDVPAIWMLNARVVRTAQYGCNCRGMGSPGGCGELDVAEVLHGGHPMHATSTIYSFEGATGSGPNYFMRPVKESATFIVLFDASGKVQMLRLKADAFNFGDTVANATVSEWLARKGVTMSLP from the coding sequence ATGAAAATCTTCAATAAGCTGTCCTGGTTCTCCGCCGCCGTGGTGCTGTCCGGACTTCTCGGCAGCGCCTGTGAGAGCACCGAGCCTTCCCCCGGGACGCTGCCGGGCGAGGAAGCCCCAGGTGAGGTGGAGCCCTTCGCCGTGGCGGCGGACTGCGCCCCGGGCAACAGCGCGGCGCTCCAGGATCTCGGCGACGACCTGCCGGACGGCACGGGCACCTCCGTGTCCACCATGAGCATCCTGAACGTGGGGGGCACGGGCGCGTACCAGCGCGTGACGAACATGCTGCCCGGGGTGTGGGGCCAGTCCTGCCCCTCCAATGCCTGCCAGAAGGCCACCACGAACGTGAGCGGCGCGCTGGCGCCCTTCAACGAGGAGATGACGGTGAACTTCCGGGGCCCGATGGAGCTGTATGACATCGCGGTCTACAGGCCCGACGCCACGGCCTGGAAGCGCACGTCGTCCTGGAACCGCTGCGGCTCCACCAACCTCACCTTCTTCAACAACCTGGGCGGCACGGGCAGCGGCGAGTGGACGCTGTGCGGCGGCAACAGCCAGAGCTATGCCTCGGCGGACGCGAAGACGGCCGTGGCGGCGCCCACGCGCTTCACGGGCACGCTGGGCAACCGCGTGGAGATGAACATCCTGTCGGACCAGGCCTGCGTGGGCACGGGGGATGCGAGCGAGTGCGGCTTCTACCGGGGCGTCACCCGCCACGGCTGGGCGGGCGCGAAGCTCTTCGCCATCCGCGCCCGCATGCCGCGCTACACGGGCCCCATCACCGAGTACTACGACGACGTGCCGGCCATCTGGATGCTCAACGCGCGCGTGGTGCGCACCGCGCAGTACGGCTGCAACTGCCGGGGCATGGGCTCGCCGGGCGGCTGCGGCGAGCTCGACGTGGCGGAGGTGCTCCACGGCGGGCACCCCATGCACGCCACCAGCACCATCTATTCGTTCGAGGGGGCCACCGGCAGCGGGCCGAACTACTTCATGCGCCCGGTGAAGGAGAGCGCCACCTTCATCGTCCTGTTCGACGCGAGCGGGAAGGTGCAGATGCTGCGGCTCAAGGCGGACGCCTTCAACTTCGGAGACACCGTGGCCAACGCCACCGTCTCCGAGTGGCTGGCACGCAAGGGCGTCACGATGTCCCTGCCGTGA